From the genome of Desulfovibrio psychrotolerans, one region includes:
- a CDS encoding class I SAM-dependent rRNA methyltransferase, whose protein sequence is MKKLFLKKGEDKRLRVGHLWIFSNEVDTAKSPIKDFAPGECATVISAQGTPVGSAYVNPASLISARLYSSRPDTPLDADLLRSRLARAMELRNSLFAVPCYRLAFAEGDYLPGLVVDRYHGTLVAQISTAGMETAQDDILSVLNDLCTPSGILLRNDMGSRDLENLPRYTRTATGSVPAEITLEENGVLFTAPLTEGQKTGWFYDQRTNRADFARFCKDKRVLDAFCYVGSFGCNALRGGAAAVTFLDASQTALDFALRNAGANGASERSVPVDTVHGDALETLQQLKDSGRRFDVICVDPPAFIKRKKAYHEGLAAYQRVNRLAMELVEDGGVVMSCSCSQHLPAEDLHRTLLYAASKAGVHVQTLIQGHQGPDHPVHPAMPETHYLKSFCVRVFRGRS, encoded by the coding sequence ATGAAAAAACTCTTTCTGAAAAAAGGCGAAGACAAACGCCTGCGCGTAGGCCACCTGTGGATTTTCAGCAACGAGGTGGATACCGCCAAAAGCCCGATCAAGGATTTCGCCCCCGGCGAATGTGCCACGGTCATATCCGCGCAGGGCACGCCCGTGGGCAGCGCCTACGTGAATCCGGCATCGCTCATCAGCGCTCGCCTGTACTCCTCCCGGCCGGATACCCCGCTGGATGCCGACCTGCTGCGCAGCCGCCTTGCCCGTGCCATGGAACTGCGCAACAGCCTCTTTGCCGTGCCCTGCTACCGCCTTGCCTTTGCGGAGGGCGACTACCTGCCCGGCCTTGTGGTGGACCGCTACCACGGCACCCTTGTGGCGCAGATAAGCACCGCGGGCATGGAAACGGCGCAGGACGACATACTCAGCGTGCTGAACGACCTGTGCACCCCGTCCGGCATACTGCTGCGCAACGATATGGGCAGCCGCGACCTTGAAAACCTGCCCCGGTACACCCGCACCGCCACGGGCAGCGTCCCTGCGGAAATCACGCTGGAAGAGAACGGCGTTCTCTTCACCGCCCCCCTTACCGAAGGGCAGAAAACAGGCTGGTTCTACGACCAGCGCACCAACCGCGCGGACTTCGCCCGGTTCTGCAAGGATAAGCGCGTGCTGGATGCCTTCTGCTACGTGGGCAGCTTCGGCTGCAACGCCCTGCGGGGCGGAGCGGCAGCCGTCACCTTTCTCGATGCCTCGCAGACCGCGCTGGATTTTGCCCTGCGCAACGCGGGGGCAAACGGGGCTTCCGAGCGTTCCGTTCCTGTGGACACCGTGCACGGCGATGCGCTGGAAACCCTGCAACAGCTCAAGGATTCCGGCCGCCGTTTCGATGTCATCTGCGTGGACCCGCCCGCCTTCATCAAACGCAAAAAGGCCTATCACGAGGGGCTGGCCGCCTATCAGCGGGTCAACCGCCTTGCCATGGAACTGGTGGAAGACGGCGGCGTGGTCATGAGCTGTTCCTGCTCGCAGCACCTTCCTGCGGAAGACCTGCACCGCACCCTGCTGTACGCCGCCTCCAAGGCCGGTGTGCATGTGCAAACGCTCATTCAGGGGCATCAGGGACCGGACCACCCCGTGCATCCGGCCATGCCGGAAACGCACTACCTCAAAAGTTTCTGCGTGCGGGTGTTCAGGGGCCGCAGCTAG
- a CDS encoding pyridoxal-phosphate-dependent aminotransferase family protein, translated as MLNKPRLLTPGPTPLPEQVRLVMAQDMIHHRKADFKRIMEETQQRLRHLFGTVQPVLPLSCSGTGVMTAAVTNLFVPGEKVIVVDGGKFGERWAKIASGSGLTVVTLSVEWGHAVTPEQLQAALAEHPDTRGVLVQNSETSTGVLHPVRALASVTRALDVLLVVDGISSVGISPCPMDEWGVDCLLTGSQKGLMLPPGLGLIALSERAWKRAETITPPCFYFNLAGERENVRKNQTLFTSPVSLILGLNESLRMFMETGLETVYRKQWALTMLARTGIRRMGLDLLAPDHFTWGLTSVRLPDGVDGARLLEVAAERFGVFMAGGQDHLKGRAIRIGHMGWVDWADLAAGLHAVAESFRVCGGYIGARDYLEQGLQAYHEALDTGYGAL; from the coding sequence ATGCTGAATAAACCCCGTCTCTTGACCCCCGGCCCCACGCCCCTGCCGGAACAGGTACGCCTTGTCATGGCGCAGGACATGATCCACCACCGCAAGGCAGACTTCAAACGCATCATGGAAGAGACGCAGCAGCGCCTGCGCCACCTCTTCGGCACCGTCCAGCCCGTGCTGCCGCTCTCATGTTCCGGCACAGGCGTCATGACGGCAGCCGTGACCAACCTCTTTGTCCCCGGCGAAAAGGTCATCGTGGTAGACGGCGGCAAGTTCGGTGAACGATGGGCAAAGATAGCCTCCGGCAGCGGCCTCACCGTGGTCACGCTTTCCGTGGAATGGGGCCATGCCGTCACGCCGGAGCAGTTGCAGGCAGCCCTTGCGGAACATCCGGACACCAGGGGCGTGCTTGTCCAGAATTCAGAAACCTCCACCGGCGTGCTGCATCCCGTGCGCGCGCTGGCATCCGTTACCCGTGCGCTGGACGTGCTGCTGGTGGTGGACGGCATCTCCTCCGTGGGCATATCGCCCTGCCCCATGGACGAATGGGGCGTGGACTGCCTGCTCACCGGCTCGCAGAAGGGCCTTATGCTGCCGCCCGGCCTCGGACTCATCGCGCTCAGCGAACGGGCATGGAAAAGGGCAGAGACCATCACCCCGCCCTGCTTCTATTTCAACCTTGCGGGCGAGCGGGAAAACGTGCGCAAGAACCAGACCCTGTTCACCTCGCCGGTAAGCCTCATTCTGGGCCTCAACGAAAGCCTGCGCATGTTTATGGAGACAGGGCTGGAGACAGTTTACCGCAAGCAATGGGCGCTCACCATGCTGGCACGCACGGGCATTCGCCGCATGGGGCTCGACCTGCTGGCACCGGACCATTTCACATGGGGCCTCACCAGCGTGCGCCTGCCGGACGGCGTGGACGGCGCACGGCTGCTGGAAGTGGCGGCAGAGCGATTCGGCGTCTTCATGGCGGGCGGACAGGACCACCTGAAGGGCCGCGCCATACGCATAGGCCACATGGGCTGGGTGGACTGGGCCGACCTTGCGGCAGGTCTGCACGCCGTGGCGGAATCCTTCCGCGTCTGCGGCGGATACATAGGCGCACGCGATTATCTCGAACAGGGCTTGCAAGCCTACCATGAGGCATTAGATACCGGATACGGCGCGCTGTAA
- a CDS encoding DUF1844 domain-containing protein, with the protein MADTHKDTQGCGCGCGCGAKAQHHMPAVTFSTFILSLGSSALVHLGEVPDPETAQTAPNLLMAKHTIDVLTMLQDKTRNCLDADERKLLDGLLYELRMKYVVQAR; encoded by the coding sequence ATGGCAGACACGCATAAGGACACGCAGGGCTGCGGGTGCGGGTGTGGGTGTGGCGCAAAGGCGCAGCACCACATGCCTGCCGTCACCTTTTCCACCTTCATCCTTTCTCTCGGTTCCTCGGCGCTGGTGCATCTCGGCGAGGTTCCGGACCCGGAAACCGCCCAGACTGCGCCCAACCTGCTCATGGCCAAGCACACCATAGACGTGCTGACCATGCTGCAGGATAAGACCCGCAACTGCCTGGATGCGGATGAACGCAAACTGCTGGACGGCCTGTTGTATGAACTGCGCATGAAGTACGTGGTTCAGGCCCGCTGA
- the argC gene encoding N-acetyl-gamma-glutamyl-phosphate reductase, with protein MNTIPVGLVGVTGYTGMELTRLLAGHGRFTLTRVTSRSECGKKLSDIYPFLQGLPCGDTVITEPDPADLASACELVFLAVPHKTAMEMAAALLDKGLKVVDLSADFRLRDRETYEHWYKCGHTQPHLLETAVYGLPELYETAIRAARLIANPGCYPTSAILGLYPALRNSMVDTKGIVIDAKSGATGAGRKATVGTLFCEVSDTFRAYGLPTHRHTPEIEQEIGLIAGEEMTVSFNTHLLPINRGILSTIYTTLIKDMTLDDVHALYAEAYRSHPWVRVLPAGTLPETRHVRGTMFCDIGLVVDKRTNRLVILSAIDNLCRGASGQALANANLMCGVDIAEGLRLAPLMP; from the coding sequence ATGAACACAATACCTGTGGGACTTGTAGGGGTAACCGGCTACACGGGCATGGAACTCACCCGCCTGCTGGCAGGGCACGGGCGTTTCACGCTTACGCGCGTCACCTCCCGCTCTGAATGCGGCAAAAAACTTTCCGACATCTACCCCTTCCTGCAGGGGCTGCCCTGCGGCGATACCGTGATCACTGAACCGGACCCGGCAGACCTCGCATCCGCATGCGAACTTGTTTTTCTGGCCGTGCCGCACAAAACCGCCATGGAGATGGCGGCCGCCCTGCTGGACAAGGGGCTGAAGGTGGTGGACCTTTCGGCAGATTTCCGCCTGCGCGACCGCGAAACCTACGAACACTGGTACAAATGCGGTCACACGCAGCCGCACCTGCTTGAAACCGCCGTGTACGGCCTGCCGGAACTTTACGAAACAGCCATCCGTGCTGCGCGGCTCATCGCCAACCCCGGCTGCTACCCCACGTCCGCCATCCTTGGCCTGTATCCTGCCCTCAGAAACAGCATGGTGGATACCAAGGGCATTGTCATAGACGCCAAGTCCGGTGCCACGGGCGCAGGCAGAAAAGCCACCGTGGGCACCCTGTTCTGCGAGGTTTCAGATACCTTCCGCGCCTACGGCCTGCCCACGCACCGCCACACGCCGGAGATAGAACAGGAAATCGGCCTCATTGCAGGAGAGGAAATGACCGTCTCCTTCAATACGCATCTTCTGCCCATCAACCGGGGCATCCTGTCCACCATCTACACCACCCTCATCAAGGACATGACGCTGGACGACGTGCACGCCCTGTACGCAGAAGCCTACCGCTCCCATCCGTGGGTGCGCGTGCTGCCCGCAGGCACCCTGCCGGAAACACGGCACGTGCGCGGCACCATGTTCTGCGACATAGGGCTTGTGGTGGACAAACGCACCAATCGCCTCGTCATTCTCAGTGCCATAGATAACCTGTGCCGCGGCGCATCGGGCCAGGCCCTTGCCAACGCCAACCTCATGTGCGGTGTGGATATTGCCGAAGGCCTGCGCCTCGCCCCGCTCATGCCGTAA
- a CDS encoding methyl-accepting chemotaxis protein, which translates to MLQNLKLGMKIGGGFGVLILIACALGGVAILNMKTVEGESEKLAHEYIPEVAIANSIERNAMLMMYGLRGYGLSENEENLREGREALVVLRKSLADAAELVARYPELTALREGLSVAQAKVDEYDQLITKTVELNTGIEADRLALTAAAGQFMDNAAAFLVSQNDAMKREIASAAPADRLVERLDKITGVNEVINAGNAIRIANFRAQALRDPKIIADVMGQFGTVESTLNAIRVTTRQQVNLDQISSIHNAANSYRSAMQSLASNWSALQEVNRLRTVIGMEVLRVSQSTAQAGMQHTDHVAKQAVESLSAASMVMVTGLAVALLLGIIVAVVLTRAITRPVALGVSFAEGMSRGDFTQTLKIDQKDEIGILAASLNAMVQKLREVVVDVQGAAENVASGSEELSASAETLSQGATEQAASMEEMASSMEEMTSTIKQNASNAQLTEEIATKAAREAEAGGRAVGQTVEAMKNIAGKITIIEEIARQTNLLALNAAIEAARAGEHGKGFAVVAAEVRKLAERSGQAAAEISELSSSSVEVAEKAGEMLAKIVPDIQKNASLVQEIAAASAEQSNGADQIGKAIQQLDSVVQQNASASEEMASTSEELSSQAMQLQQTISFFRVNTGEFGSAPRKTVARTPGPKPLPAGRSASPKKGAAGLALDMDTSDSDFERF; encoded by the coding sequence ATGCTTCAGAATCTAAAGTTGGGGATGAAGATCGGCGGCGGGTTTGGCGTGCTGATACTGATAGCATGCGCTTTGGGCGGGGTTGCCATTCTGAACATGAAAACGGTGGAGGGAGAATCTGAAAAGCTGGCGCATGAGTATATTCCGGAAGTTGCCATTGCCAACAGCATAGAGCGCAACGCCATGCTCATGATGTACGGGCTGCGGGGGTACGGGCTTTCAGAGAATGAGGAAAACCTGAGGGAGGGGCGTGAGGCGCTGGTTGTTTTGCGCAAAAGCCTTGCGGATGCCGCCGAGCTTGTGGCCCGGTATCCCGAATTGACTGCGCTGCGGGAAGGTCTGTCCGTGGCGCAGGCAAAGGTGGATGAATATGACCAGCTTATCACCAAGACCGTGGAACTGAACACGGGCATTGAGGCGGACAGGCTGGCACTGACTGCGGCGGCGGGTCAGTTTATGGATAATGCGGCGGCGTTTCTTGTTTCGCAGAATGATGCCATGAAGCGGGAGATTGCCTCTGCCGCACCTGCGGACCGGCTTGTGGAACGGCTGGACAAGATAACCGGCGTGAACGAGGTGATAAACGCAGGCAATGCCATACGGATTGCTAACTTCCGGGCGCAGGCGTTGCGCGATCCCAAGATTATCGCCGATGTCATGGGCCAGTTCGGAACGGTGGAGAGCACCCTGAACGCCATACGCGTCACCACGCGGCAGCAGGTGAACCTTGATCAGATTTCTTCCATACACAATGCGGCGAACAGTTACCGGAGCGCCATGCAGTCGCTTGCTTCCAACTGGAGCGCCCTGCAGGAGGTGAACCGTCTGCGCACTGTTATCGGCATGGAGGTGCTGCGCGTTTCACAGAGTACCGCGCAGGCGGGCATGCAGCATACCGACCATGTGGCCAAGCAGGCTGTGGAAAGCCTTTCCGCCGCCTCCATGGTCATGGTTACGGGGCTTGCCGTGGCGCTGCTGCTGGGCATTATCGTGGCCGTGGTGCTGACCCGCGCCATAACAAGGCCCGTGGCGCTGGGTGTCTCCTTCGCGGAGGGCATGTCGCGCGGGGACTTTACCCAGACGCTGAAGATAGACCAGAAGGACGAGATAGGCATCCTTGCGGCCTCGCTGAACGCCATGGTGCAGAAGCTGCGCGAGGTGGTGGTGGATGTGCAGGGGGCTGCTGAAAACGTGGCTTCCGGTAGTGAGGAGCTGAGTGCCTCTGCGGAAACACTTTCGCAGGGGGCAACGGAGCAGGCGGCCAGCATGGAAGAAATGGCCTCTTCCATGGAAGAGATGACTTCCACCATCAAGCAGAATGCCAGCAACGCCCAGTTGACCGAAGAGATTGCCACCAAGGCGGCACGCGAGGCCGAGGCAGGCGGCAGGGCAGTGGGGCAGACCGTGGAGGCCATGAAGAATATTGCGGGCAAGATCACCATCATTGAGGAAATTGCCCGGCAGACCAACCTGCTGGCCCTGAACGCAGCCATTGAGGCAGCGCGGGCGGGCGAGCACGGCAAGGGATTTGCCGTGGTGGCGGCAGAAGTGCGCAAGCTGGCAGAACGCAGCGGGCAGGCGGCGGCGGAAATAAGCGAGCTTTCCAGCTCCAGTGTGGAGGTGGCGGAAAAGGCCGGTGAAATGCTGGCCAAGATTGTGCCCGATATTCAGAAGAACGCCTCGCTGGTGCAGGAGATTGCCGCTGCCAGCGCTGAACAGAGCAACGGTGCGGACCAGATAGGCAAGGCCATTCAGCAACTGGACAGCGTGGTGCAGCAGAACGCCTCTGCATCGGAAGAGATGGCGTCCACATCGGAGGAACTTTCCAGTCAGGCCATGCAGTTGCAGCAGACGATCAGCTTCTTCCGCGTGAATACGGGCGAATTTGGCTCCGCTCCCAGAAAGACGGTGGCCAGAACCCCCGGCCCCAAGCCACTGCCCGCAGGACGCTCCGCATCGCCCAAGAAGGGGGCTGCCGGGCTGGCATTGGACATGGATACATCGGACAGCGATTTTGAGCGGTTTTAG
- a CDS encoding methyl-accepting chemotaxis protein — MFHTIKGKILGLVVCCIAALLCMLAFSVTTLSTLETEFDTMKLQALDGRQATTAINRDVNYIARLTRNIMLGSNADKDIEALKKRITAIEADFAILRAGAADDAERALVAQAQRAALAFVQDGLRFAENMRTIPVAERAQQYGAYSKSATPLAEESRKYFGELTKVKEEACDRAVQTFHNDIIWVKMWTIGLSGGIIFIIITLCCLLRRAIVRPLTEITEYTQAVAGGDYERTIDVQRFRGELGITATSVASMVQSLRAGIAAIEEQGRKAEEQAHRAESAQREAEADRTRIAALLDTMNSLAAQSAAIVRELNAETSGLSEDSRQIAHGADSQRARAQETATAMEEMTATINEVARNASLAAGNMEQTRTDAENGLTLVRQVITVSGEVQTQTSGLQATLGDLSRRVEDIGAIMGVISDIADQTNLLALNAAIEAARAGDAGRGFAVVADEVRKLAEKTMTATREVGESIKGVQAGAGENVRAMHLVSEAVTRNSSLTHEAGNALEAIASLVSECATQVTSIATSAEQQSIACEDVNKATAAVSEISAHTSESVARSVRRIQNIAGLAEQLRDVTDRIEQH, encoded by the coding sequence ATGTTTCACACCATAAAGGGGAAGATACTCGGCCTCGTCGTCTGCTGCATTGCGGCACTGCTCTGCATGCTCGCCTTCTCTGTCACCACGCTTTCCACCCTGGAAACCGAATTTGACACCATGAAGCTGCAGGCGCTGGACGGACGCCAGGCAACCACCGCCATCAACCGCGATGTAAACTACATTGCCCGGCTCACCCGCAACATCATGCTGGGCAGCAATGCGGATAAGGACATAGAGGCACTGAAAAAACGCATCACCGCCATTGAAGCAGATTTCGCCATCCTGCGGGCAGGTGCGGCGGACGATGCGGAGCGCGCGCTCGTGGCACAGGCGCAACGGGCCGCCCTTGCCTTCGTGCAGGACGGACTGCGCTTTGCGGAAAACATGCGCACCATCCCCGTGGCAGAGCGGGCGCAGCAGTACGGGGCCTACAGCAAATCCGCCACCCCGCTTGCGGAAGAATCCCGCAAGTATTTCGGCGAACTGACCAAGGTGAAGGAAGAAGCCTGCGACCGTGCTGTACAGACCTTCCACAATGACATCATATGGGTGAAAATGTGGACCATCGGCCTGTCCGGCGGCATCATCTTCATCATCATCACCCTGTGCTGCCTGCTGCGCCGCGCCATTGTGCGCCCCCTGACGGAAATCACCGAATACACGCAGGCCGTTGCAGGCGGAGACTACGAGCGCACCATAGACGTGCAGCGCTTCCGTGGCGAACTGGGCATTACGGCAACCTCGGTTGCCAGCATGGTCCAGTCGCTCCGCGCAGGCATTGCGGCCATAGAAGAACAGGGCCGCAAGGCCGAGGAACAGGCACACAGGGCTGAATCCGCCCAACGTGAGGCAGAGGCGGACCGCACCCGCATCGCCGCCCTGCTGGACACCATGAACTCGCTTGCCGCGCAGTCCGCAGCCATTGTCCGCGAGCTGAACGCAGAAACCTCGGGCCTCTCGGAAGACTCGCGCCAGATTGCCCACGGAGCGGATTCTCAGCGCGCCCGTGCGCAGGAAACCGCCACCGCCATGGAAGAGATGACCGCCACCATCAACGAAGTTGCCCGCAACGCCTCACTCGCGGCAGGCAACATGGAGCAGACACGGACCGATGCGGAAAACGGCCTCACTCTCGTCCGACAGGTCATCACCGTGTCGGGCGAAGTGCAGACCCAGACATCCGGCCTGCAAGCCACTCTCGGCGACCTGAGCCGCCGGGTGGAAGACATCGGGGCCATCATGGGCGTCATCTCCGACATAGCGGACCAGACCAACCTGCTCGCCCTGAACGCCGCCATAGAGGCTGCCCGCGCGGGCGATGCAGGCCGCGGCTTTGCCGTGGTTGCCGACGAGGTGCGCAAGCTGGCCGAAAAGACCATGACCGCAACGCGCGAGGTGGGCGAATCCATCAAGGGCGTTCAGGCCGGTGCGGGCGAGAACGTGCGCGCCATGCACCTGGTTTCCGAAGCGGTCACCCGCAACTCCAGCCTCACCCACGAGGCGGGGAACGCGCTGGAGGCCATTGCCTCGCTGGTCAGCGAATGCGCCACGCAGGTCACATCCATCGCCACCTCGGCGGAGCAGCAGTCCATTGCCTGTGAGGACGTGAACAAGGCCACCGCCGCCGTGAGCGAAATCTCCGCCCACACCTCAGAGAGCGTGGCCCGCTCCGTACGCCGCATTCAGAATATTGCCGGTCTTGCCGAACAACTGCGGGACGTGACCGACCGTATAGAACAGCACTAA